In Paroedura picta isolate Pp20150507F chromosome 6, Ppicta_v3.0, whole genome shotgun sequence, one genomic interval encodes:
- the LOC143840026 gene encoding uncharacterized protein LOC143840026 — MDQLKMYAVAVKGDVGFPRVTHQKDQDSSDEEESSDDDEDEDSDEKVETDKEEIEADAAQYDEQVSENGGQSSKSNESSERNQTIMETIKKEVTTPEGEITQQEGENAEVCAMNNSSGAIRDSNADSTSGRLLGKRKTFSFFKRKSLRQKNAHSCDESSLEKLPQSEDETGTQAGLPHKSSQDENQNHTEENQKEMSLTNQGRKTSSTCVVL, encoded by the exons ATGGATCAGCTTAAGATGTATGCTGTGGCTGTAAAAGGAGATGTCGGCTTTCCAAGAGTTACACACCAGAAG GACCAAGACTCATCTGATGAGGAAGAGagtagtgatgatgatgaagatgaagactCTGATGAAAAAGTAGAAACAGACAAGGAGGAGATAGAAGCAGATGCAGCACAATATGATGAACAAGTATCTGAAAATGGGGGACAGAGCAGTAAATCCAATGAAAGCTCAGAAAGGAATCAAACGATTATGGAAACCATAAAG aaagaaGTGACCACTCCAGAAGGAGAAATAACTCAGCAAG AGGGCGAGAATGCAGAGGTTTGTGCCATGAACAATTCTTCAGGAGCCATTAGAGACAGTAATGCTGACAGCACATCTGGAAGACTACTGGGAAAGAGGAAAACG ttttctttctttaagCGGAAGTCTTTGAGGCAGAAGAATGCACACAGTTGTGATGAAAGCAGCCTTGAAAAGCTACCTCAGAGTGAAGACGAAACTGGAACTCAAGCAGGACTACCTCACAAAAGTAGTCAGGATGAAAACCAGAACCATACTGAGGAAAATCAGAAGGAAATGTCACTGACAAATCAGGGCAGAAAGACATCCTCTACCTGCGTGGTACTTTAG